The Syntrophorhabdaceae bacterium genome includes a region encoding these proteins:
- a CDS encoding acetate--CoA ligase family protein, giving the protein MLREEILTLLAEASSRGWLMEPQAKQVFRLSGLDVTRFLWTKEIQEATRFAAEIGYPVVAKVVSP; this is encoded by the coding sequence ATGCTAAGGGAAGAGATCCTCACATTACTGGCTGAGGCATCCTCAAGGGGATGGCTGATGGAGCCGCAGGCAAAACAGGTCTTTCGTCTCTCGGGCCTCGATGTGACACGGTTTCTCTGGACAAAGGAGATTCAGGAGGCAACCCGGTTTGCCGCTGAGATCGGGTATCCTGTGGTTGCAAAGGTGGTCTCTCC
- a CDS encoding CoA-binding protein, producing MDLKRLFKPGTMAVIGVSLSNESNPANVIYNKNHLRYQIPVYAVNGKGGLIRGETVYPKISDIPVKIDLAIIATKADIVPAVMAECIEAGVGGAVVISGGFSEAGFTDLQNRLVSTAKEADFPFIGPNCLGIFAPSHMDTFFIPGERMVIPGLGRVAMVSQSGGILVDHMAKCALEGVGVSLAVSIGNKALINEIDMLRYFREDPGTDVITFYLEGFDENEGRTFVLAAAECGKPVIVLKSGKTPAGSSAVKSHTASIAGDYEVFSSVMTQHGVVEAMDEYEIVTFAESLSCYKKTINGNIGIITGSGGHGALATDTCLSHGLKVPTFSEAEQTELRNSVSPTIKNIASFSNPIDLTGSSTDDDFVAAALTLSRNNNIECIIMLLLPYIPGITMDLGARLNLVYQQEGKPIVAYVPHVDKYNMLIEGFTLNNMPVAHSVEDAVHMAEAMRRYRPC from the coding sequence TAAACCGGGAACAATGGCGGTCATCGGAGTTTCTCTCAGCAACGAATCCAATCCGGCAAATGTCATATATAACAAGAACCATCTCCGTTACCAGATTCCGGTCTATGCGGTGAATGGAAAGGGCGGCCTTATCCGTGGGGAAACCGTCTATCCAAAGATCAGTGATATCCCGGTAAAGATCGACCTGGCGATTATCGCCACGAAAGCCGACATTGTCCCCGCGGTCATGGCTGAATGCATCGAGGCCGGCGTGGGAGGCGCAGTGGTCATTTCAGGCGGGTTTTCAGAGGCCGGCTTTACAGACCTCCAGAACAGGCTTGTATCAACGGCAAAGGAGGCTGATTTCCCGTTTATCGGGCCCAATTGTCTCGGGATCTTCGCCCCTTCCCACATGGATACCTTCTTCATACCGGGCGAGAGGATGGTAATACCCGGCCTGGGAAGGGTTGCCATGGTCAGTCAGAGCGGGGGCATTCTTGTAGACCATATGGCCAAATGTGCCCTTGAGGGAGTCGGGGTGTCACTGGCTGTCAGTATAGGCAACAAGGCCCTCATCAATGAAATCGACATGCTCCGGTATTTCAGGGAAGACCCCGGGACCGACGTGATCACCTTTTACTTAGAGGGATTTGATGAAAACGAGGGACGGACATTCGTGCTTGCCGCAGCGGAATGCGGGAAACCCGTGATTGTCCTCAAATCCGGCAAAACCCCCGCGGGAAGCAGCGCCGTCAAAAGTCATACGGCCTCGATCGCCGGTGATTATGAGGTCTTTTCTTCAGTCATGACACAACATGGAGTAGTTGAAGCAATGGACGAGTATGAGATTGTGACATTTGCCGAGTCCCTCAGCTGTTACAAAAAAACAATCAATGGGAACATCGGGATCATTACGGGCAGTGGGGGGCACGGTGCCCTGGCTACCGATACCTGTCTCTCCCATGGACTTAAGGTCCCGACATTCAGTGAAGCGGAACAAACAGAGCTCCGCAATAGCGTATCGCCGACAATTAAAAATATTGCATCTTTCAGCAACCCGATCGACCTTACAGGGAGTTCGACAGATGATGATTTCGTGGCAGCGGCACTCACTTTAAGCAGAAATAACAACATAGAGTGTATCATCATGCTGCTTCTCCCCTATATCCCCGGGATCACCATGGACCTCGGGGCCCGGTTGAACCTTGTCTATCAACAGGAGGGTAAGCCTATCGTTGCCTATGTGCCGCACGTGGACAAATACAACATGCTCATTGAGGGCTTTACATTAAACAACATGCCCGTTGCCCATTCTGTAGAAGACGCGGTGCACATGGCAGAGGCGATGAGGAGATACAGGCCATGCTAA